The genomic region TAATCCGTAATAGTTTCTGTTCAGCTCTAATGATACCCCCCCACTTGTAGTTATGCAATAATTGATCGCTTGATAAGAATTCTTTTAGAGTAACATTTTCCGTATCATGCATGGAAAATGTATTACATGGATATTTTTCAAGACTCCCATTACAATGAAAGAACTTAACAGGAAATTTATCATTGCTCTCGTTTCTGTTACTGATGATGGTTATAATAGTGTTTATATCAGCTGTTTCAAAGTATTTGTACTCAGAATCAATAATTGCATGAACTTTACACTTCTTCAATAAAAAATTCTGAAACAGTTTTCCGTAGTCTGTGGAAAGCCACGAATTTTCAGTGATAAAGACGTTGTACCCATTTGGGCTCAATAATCTCAGCGATAATTCATAGAAGAAAATCAATAAATCTGCACCACGGGGAAAGGCTCTCGCATCTGACAATCTTCTTTTTTGAATCTCACTCTGCAAACTCACCTTTAATGATTCTGGGAAATTTGGACTTCTCGATTCTAAATACGGCGGATTACCAATAACAATATCGAAGCCCTCTTTTGAGGGTCGTGAGAAGACATCGTTAAACCAAGTGTGCCAGAGGAAGAACTGCGAGTTAGGCAATTCCATATTTTGAACACTTTCTATCACGTTTTTATAATGTTCTATATTTTTCTCAGCTCCTGCAATGGTTTTCTTTTGCTTGTCCGTTAGGGTCGTAGATAAAAGAATCTGCTCTATTTTCTTCTCTTCTCCTCGCTTGTACGTATCAAGTGTATAAGTAATAGTATGCCTTACATTGTCATCAAAAGATTGGCGGAGACACGCCCGCTCATCGTGATCAGTCACCTCAAAATAACGTTTCAAATTAGCTTGAAACTCTTTTAATTTATCTGTTTGAGTAAAAATCTTTTTTATCTGCTGTTCTTCCAATTCTCCAAACAGATTGCGTTGAGGTTCATATATTTGTAAGTCCGACATTGTTGCCAGTTTGCTTAGATCTATACCTTCATAACTTTCCAGTAGGGAGTTTCCCTGCATTATTTTGAAGTCAAGGTTAGGGAGTGCCTCTGGTGTCTTTTCGTCTACAATCAGAGCAAGCCAAAAGCGTAGTCGGGCGATGTCAACGGCACCTCGTTCAATGTCAACACCATAGATATTGTTTTGAATGATATAGCGTTTGATATTAGCTGCATTTTCTATAATGTTTGGTTCTATCGCAGAACGACAGAAGAACAACTCGCGCAGTAAACCCATAGGGAAAGCACCCGAGCCAATAGCAGGGTCGCATATTTTAACGTCCAAAAGTTTCTGTTCAATATTTGCTTTTAAGTCGCCAAGCAGTTCAGCATCATGCGTTGTAACAAACTTGCGAATAGCCTCCTTATCTTCCTCGTTTTGATCTGTTTGCAAATAAGCTATCAAACTCTCACGGCACATATATTGTACGATTTCCTTTGGTGTATAAAATGCGCCCTTATCCTTATTATCCTCCAACAGGTTTTCAAAGATGCGCCCAAGCATTTCAGGGTCAACACCTACTTCTGCATCATTAGGGTCATTCTCGTCGATGGTAAAGTTGTACTGTGAGAGCATTGTAAGTAAACTATCAAAGTATTCCGCAGGAAATTTTACTGCAAGTTCATCAAGATAGTCACGTTCAAACAAGCCACCATTGAGATAAGGGATACGACAATTGCGAAAGCCCTCCACCTTTGTGTCATAAAGGTCGTTCTTTTCAGAGCGATTCTTATCTAAACCTTCCGAAAAAAGATTCTCTAATATGGCATCAAGAAAATTCTCCTTTTGTTCTTCAGAAGCATTCTCAAAAAGGTGCAAAATGAAGTTACAATCACCTTTGCCCCAATCTTTGCCTGCTGGAACACCGAGCCATCCTTTTTTCTGAAGAAAATGCAAGAAAACAATTCGACCTAACAGTTTCTTTACATAATCACGAATAGGCTTTTCCTCACGGTCACGAATTTTGTCTGCCGTCATACCAGCATGGTCAAAATCTGTGTCGATGAAATTCTGTCGCATTCCATTGGCTGGGTCAACCATATAATTGACAAAAGCCTCATACTGAGCTTTGTATTTCCCAAAGAACTCTTTTGAAAGTGCTTCAACATTGAACGCATCTTCGATATCTTTTATCGAATAAGTATCTCTTTTATCATATATTTTTTTAAAGTTCTCAGCTGCAGTACGACAAGACTGTCCAGGACCCAGCAAGAAGGTGTATCGTTTACTGTCTGTGACTTCTTTCTGACTACCTTTCTTATGACAGAAAGTGAAGCGCCAATCCCAACGAGTATCGTTCTCATAGTGAAAGAGCATAAAGGCACTGGAATAATTCTCCATGACCTTACGGATAAGGCGTTGAATATTTACGCGGTTTCGCTCCATCATCACACGATCACTAACCGTGACATCGAAAATCTGTAGTGGCTGCACTCCTACGTCTATCTGTCCCACCTGCTTGATACTACATATTCCTGTTGCTTCAGCCAATGGTTTCTCTTCAGGACTATTCTCCAAGAGTTCTGTCTCAGAAAGAGATTCAAATTTATCTTCACCAAAAATGGGGAAAATAACATTGTCTACGAATGAACTCCAGCCTTTATATTTACTGCTTAAATACCCCTTTAATGTCTCTACGCTTAATATTTCTTTTTTCATAAGTTTGTCTTTACTTGATAGTTCCTAAAACAATAGATGCTACGCCCTGCTTATTTTCTACCTGCGCAACAAGTTTACCAATCTCACGTTCCAAAATTTCATCAATATCCTGTTGCTTGATGGCAAAAAGGCTTTGGTTACGATGTTCTAATTCGTGCTCTATTGCCAACATCTGTTTAATGACATCAAAGTTACCTTTGTCAACAAGTTTTCGTGCACTCTCCAGAAGTCTCTTTGACTTTGCTGAGATAGTATCGTTCTCATAGAGTTTTACGACGATTCCCTGTGCCAGCGTACGTTTATCTCCAGCCCTTGATCTTTTAATGCGAACGAAATATTGATTATACGTCTTTAAGGCTTCATCCGAAAGTTGCTGCCAGTCATCGGGCAGTGGTATGCGCTTAGCATTCTCATCTACTCGCATTTCCTCAAGCAGCTCAAGTAAAGATATTATCTGAGTACCCTTTCGTCCATCTTCCTCTTTACGCATTCTGATGGCCAGCCGTGCAGAGCGAGGAGCTTTCACAACAAAGTAAGCGGTGCCACTTGTTGCCTGTGCCATCTTCCATTCGCTCTCAGTTTGCTCTATCTGCAGATAGCGTTCAGGATGTGCCTTCTTGTATTGTTTTAATTCAAAGATATACTTCTGCAAAGGCGACTCCTCACCGTTAATCGCCTCGACAAGTTCATGATGCACAACCGTTTCCTCTTCTGAGAAAATCTTGCTGTCCTCACCAAAGAGTATATGGAATGATTGCAACTTAGTGTGTGCTTTGCGAACCAACTGTATTTGAGCATCACCTTCAGCACTTGGCATAAAGTTATACACATAAACGAATGGTTCTTTACTGCCAATACGGTTTACACGTCCAATACGCTGCATTAAGCGGGTGGCGTTCCAGGGCGTATCATAGTTCAGAATGACATTGGCACGATGGAGGTTTACGCCTTCAGCTAAAACCTCTGTCGTAATAAGAACATCATAGTCATCTTTCCACTCACCATCATAATTTGCATCGAAATTTTCCTCAATCGTATGTTCCATTTCATCACGGTTAGCAGCAGTAATGGCAAGAACTTTGTAGCCCTTTGCTCTAACAGCTCTAACAAGCGATTCAACCGTATCTATTGCTTCGGAGAAGATAACTAATTTTCCTGACGTATTCTTTTGAGGATTGAACAGTTCAGGCTTGATATTTTCTTTGAAGGCATCAAACTTTGGGTCCTGTGAGTTACGTGCCCATCGGTCATAGAGCTTAGAAATGAGTCGGAAGTCTTCTTTCAGTTGGGTATAGTATTCCTCTTTAAAGTCCTTACGCGTATATTCAGCATTTTGTCCTTTCTCGTTGCGCCCTTGTTCTGTCAGTTTCAGTATTTTGCCCCTGATGTCTTCTACACAATCGCTAAATGATACTTTCTTTCCTCGTTTTTTAGTCTTTGCCTCGTAATCAAGCTCTTTGTTTACATCGATTTGTGGACATACAAAGATAGTATCATTCTCCCACATCTTAATCATGTTCTCAGTGTAATAGCGCAAGTTCAATAGAGATTGTGTAAAGGCCGAGAACGAACTTTCAAGACGTTTCACAAGAAGATTCTGCATTATGGTAGAAAGTTGTTTAGCCACATCACTCACACCACGGTTGCCACGACCCGTATGTTTCTTTTCGTTGGCAGGATTGGTAAAGTATTCTATGGCACGATAACGGAAATACTTCAGCCACTCATCCGTCTGTAACTTTTCTACTTCCGTAGGAGCAATAATCGTCATTGTATCAGAGAAGAGCTGAGCCAACTCATCTTCCATAACATATTCAAGATTATTTGGTCCAACAATCTCAGGAAAGATCAGCCCTTCTGCCTTCATATCGTCGCCGTAATATTCTTTAACGTCAGTTCTTGTTCTGCGCTCAAGGATATCAATTAGAATGCAATCACGTATTTTCTTTGAGGCAGCATTGAGCCGCACCCGACGTTCGTCAGTTGGAATGTCATGGATAAGTAGCCCTGTTTCCTTGTCTACTTTCGGCTTACTAATAAGGAGGTCATACTCTCTATTTATGTCGGCAAAGAACTTTTCTATATTTCCTCCTTCAGCCTTCTTTAGCGTACTATCATTATGGTTGCGCTCAAAAAGGTAAATTTGATTCTTCAAATCATTCGGACGATTATTTTGCGGTGTGGCAGACAGAAGTCCAATATAGGGGTATATGCCTGTATTAGAGCCAATCTTCTGTATCAGTTGGTCAAGCG from Prevotella nigrescens harbors:
- a CDS encoding Eco57I restriction-modification methylase domain-containing protein; this translates as MKKEILSVETLKGYLSSKYKGWSSFVDNVIFPIFGEDKFESLSETELLENSPEEKPLAEATGICSIKQVGQIDVGVQPLQIFDVTVSDRVMMERNRVNIQRLIRKVMENYSSAFMLFHYENDTRWDWRFTFCHKKGSQKEVTDSKRYTFLLGPGQSCRTAAENFKKIYDKRDTYSIKDIEDAFNVEALSKEFFGKYKAQYEAFVNYMVDPANGMRQNFIDTDFDHAGMTADKIRDREEKPIRDYVKKLLGRIVFLHFLQKKGWLGVPAGKDWGKGDCNFILHLFENASEEQKENFLDAILENLFSEGLDKNRSEKNDLYDTKVEGFRNCRIPYLNGGLFERDYLDELAVKFPAEYFDSLLTMLSQYNFTIDENDPNDAEVGVDPEMLGRIFENLLEDNKDKGAFYTPKEIVQYMCRESLIAYLQTDQNEEDKEAIRKFVTTHDAELLGDLKANIEQKLLDVKICDPAIGSGAFPMGLLRELFFCRSAIEPNIIENAANIKRYIIQNNIYGVDIERGAVDIARLRFWLALIVDEKTPEALPNLDFKIMQGNSLLESYEGIDLSKLATMSDLQIYEPQRNLFGELEEQQIKKIFTQTDKLKEFQANLKRYFEVTDHDERACLRQSFDDNVRHTITYTLDTYKRGEEKKIEQILLSTTLTDKQKKTIAGAEKNIEHYKNVIESVQNMELPNSQFFLWHTWFNDVFSRPSKEGFDIVIGNPPYLESRSPNFPESLKVSLQSEIQKRRLSDARAFPRGADLLIFFYELSLRLLSPNGYNVFITENSWLSTDYGKLFQNFLLKKCKVHAIIDSEYKYFETADINTIITIISNRNESNDKFPVKFFHCNGSLEKYPCNTFSMHDTENVTLKEFLSSDQLLHNYKWGGIIRAEQKLLRIIETISQLEDKSLSSKISIGQGLNLTKSHIVYSQSSRTYPYYTSEIGPTYSWNNSSCYVSKDDISSSRKKPLLIMPRGIGTHFCSINECSGYTSSYVEIYGDLSQEETLNIWLFCNSSLFWLLREITGRTNLGGGMLKAEATDLKSIPICYNFNKPSEIFALYMTVKDKVIDTSISATLNDNQHKMIDAIVLKFFGLGKEEAYIVNTLQDMVFRRMKKSKTK
- a CDS encoding helicase-related protein — translated: MHNNLIDNSSEALSMQNYIKRCILAEGIDKIQIATGYWDIPGMTLVLNALTSFLERDGTSLELLIGKDPVVYTSLLANPKYKDASYPYDFIRTDIHDLKINDEYKSVINLLLQYCGNGKIQIRIYSKNAKGEDEFLHSKCYIFSGPSFSYGIIGSSNFTQKGLLGNAELNYLETDPTRITARPTHGSNSKGHICWFEEKWECSQDWIQEFLEQVIKKSPIYIDIQKNAVQEFTPYEQYIKLLQIQFGDVVDASLGQQIEAYLPSKIHKLKYQIEAVKRCLSIMREHGGFMLADVVGLGKTIIGTLIIKRFLSVPEDDGRERKVLVITPPAIQSGWKKAITMFDKDSDDKIAPYIDFITTGRIGNVTEDESWEDNDDDSADTGEFEGTLQDKDYGLIIIDESHKFRNSNTLMYQSLDQLIQKIGSNTGIYPYIGLLSATPQNNRPNDLKNQIYLFERNHNDSTLKKAEGGNIEKFFADINREYDLLISKPKVDKETGLLIHDIPTDERRVRLNAASKKIRDCILIDILERRTRTDVKEYYGDDMKAEGLIFPEIVGPNNLEYVMEDELAQLFSDTMTIIAPTEVEKLQTDEWLKYFRYRAIEYFTNPANEKKHTGRGNRGVSDVAKQLSTIMQNLLVKRLESSFSAFTQSLLNLRYYTENMIKMWENDTIFVCPQIDVNKELDYEAKTKKRGKKVSFSDCVEDIRGKILKLTEQGRNEKGQNAEYTRKDFKEEYYTQLKEDFRLISKLYDRWARNSQDPKFDAFKENIKPELFNPQKNTSGKLVIFSEAIDTVESLVRAVRAKGYKVLAITAANRDEMEHTIEENFDANYDGEWKDDYDVLITTEVLAEGVNLHRANVILNYDTPWNATRLMQRIGRVNRIGSKEPFVYVYNFMPSAEGDAQIQLVRKAHTKLQSFHILFGEDSKIFSEEETVVHHELVEAINGEESPLQKYIFELKQYKKAHPERYLQIEQTESEWKMAQATSGTAYFVVKAPRSARLAIRMRKEEDGRKGTQIISLLELLEEMRVDENAKRIPLPDDWQQLSDEALKTYNQYFVRIKRSRAGDKRTLAQGIVVKLYENDTISAKSKRLLESARKLVDKGNFDVIKQMLAIEHELEHRNQSLFAIKQQDIDEILEREIGKLVAQVENKQGVASIVLGTIK